From Triticum aestivum cultivar Chinese Spring chromosome 4A, IWGSC CS RefSeq v2.1, whole genome shotgun sequence, a single genomic window includes:
- the LOC123081804 gene encoding uncharacterized protein isoform X1 produces the protein MGQQSKRTRAPAPREAPPPAPLLTPPPAHLLVPPPAHLLVSPAPKSAPPPGIPSAFPSKQRTSTWIPPRPQESLAASLQQASESGPTAQGPCWAPPACIGDSTSPWYMAGNMDYSDPQVWGVDSHPPGGYLSYFQNTAGPTQPMHNGSSPQPVNAGDDTNGGDCGRTEKRLLWTKQEDLRLVSAWLNNSNDPIQSNYRKNEQYWKDVTAVYNSTTPKNRERLVKQVKDRFGRIKKRVAWFCASYKEASALYASGESDADLKKRAMQTYEEDHKKDGPFMFEHCWEILKKEPKWDAYLERLEDLEPDKRKFSVDDEVGKHSTIDDDDDEDERPPGGKQAKEKQKRKRKDEVCIIDLEDGLQKFVDAQNAANEGRKEMLETQRHVSAENLEARKLAHLAAKDHKESVMLETYRSLVMQDTTGMPEDVRSEHVLALKCLREKLFGKMV, from the exons ATGGGTCAGCAGTCCAAACGGACGCGCGCGCCGGCACCTCGTGAAGCCCCTCCACCAGCGCCTCTGCTCACCCCGCCGCCAGCGCATCTCCTGGTCCCGCCGCCGGCGCATCTGCTGGTCTCGCCGGCGCCTAAGTCCGCCCCGCCGCCGGGGATCCCATCCGCCTTCCCTTCAAAGCAGAGAACAAGCACTTGGATCCCCCCAAGACCACAAGAGTCTCTGGCGGCTAGTCTGCAGCAAGCAAGTGAATCGGGTCCTACGGCTCAAGGTCCTTGTTGGGCACCGCCTGCCTGCATCGGTGACTCTACATCACCTTGGTACATGGCTGGCAATATGGACTACTCTGATCCACAAGTATG GGGAGTGGATTCTCACCCACCTGGTGGTTACCTTAGTTACTTTCAGAACACGGCAGGCCCCACACAACCTATGCACAATGGGAGTTCACCGCAACCAGTCAATGCTGGCGATGACACAAATGGTGGTGATTGTGGAAGGACCGAAAAACGCTTGCTATGGACAAAACAAGAAGATCTTCGATTG GTCAGTGCTTGGTTGAATAATTCCAATGACCCAATCCAATCAAACTACAGGAAGAATGAACAATATTGGAAAGATGTTACTGCTGTCTACAATAGTACCACCCCAAAAAACAGGGAACGACTAGTCAAGCAAGTGAAAGATCGCTTTGGGAGAATTAAGAAAAGGGTTGCATGGTTTTGTGCGAGTTATAAGGAGGCTAGTGCTTTGTATGCTAGTGGTGAATCTGATGCAGATTTAAAGAAGAGGGCAATGCAAACTTATGAGGAAGATCACAAAAAAGATGGTCCGTTTATGTTTGAGCATTGCTGGGAGATTCTTAAAAAGGAACCAAAATGGGACGCATATTTGGAACGCCTAGAAGATCTGGAGCCGGACAAGAGGAAGTTTAGTGTTGATGATGAAGTAGGGAAGCATTCCActatagatgatgatgatgatgaagatgaacgTCCACCGGGTGGCAAGCAAGCTAAGGAGAAGCAGAAACGAAAAAGAAAGGATGAAGTTTGTATAATAGATCTTGAAGATGGGCTTCAAAAGTTTGTAGATGCCCAGAATGCAGCAAATGAAGGCCGCAAAGAGATGTTAGAGACCCAAAGGCATGTTTCTGCTGAGAATCTTGAAGCACGGAAGCTTGCTCACCTTGCGGCAAAAGATCACAAAGAGTCGGTCATGCTAGAAACATATCGCTCATTGGTGATGCAAGACACAACCGGGATGCCTGAAGATGTGAGATCTGAGCATGTGTTGGCATTGAAGTGTTTAAGGGAGAAGCTATTTGGCAAAATGGTCTAA
- the LOC123081804 gene encoding uncharacterized protein isoform X2, with protein MNRGLFLCIVNALGEWSPYFTYRADCSGRIGLSPLQKCTAAMRMLAYGTPADALDEYLKIGKCTALECLDKFAKGVIQVFGGEYLRRPTREDVERLLQVNESRGFPGMLGSIDCMHWRWEKCPLAWRGQFTRGDYGVPTMILEAVASQDLRIWHAFFGVAGSNNDLNVLNQSPLFFDALKGEAPQVQFSVNGNEYTTGYYLADGIYPEWAAFMKTIPLPQIEKHKLFAQKQEGARKDVERAFGVLQSRFTIVRRPARLWKRKSVGRIMRACVILHNMIIEDEREQAKIHIDLNEIPGASFALPPEVNVGGVSCDVVIAAAVTYSG; from the exons ATGAATAGAGGTCTCTTCCTCTGCATTGTGAATGCCCTAGGTGAGTGGTCCCCCTATTTCACTTATAGGGCAGATTGTTCTGGTAGAATAGGGCTCTCGCCATTGCAAAAGTGTACAGCAGCCATGCGCATGCTAGCCTATGGCACCCCTGCAGACGCACTTGATGAGTACTTGAAGATTGGGAAGTGCACTGCATTAGAGTGTTTGGACAAGTTTGCAAAGGGGGTGATTCAGGTTTTTGGTGGGGAGTACTTGCGACGCCCCACACGGGAGGATGTTGAGCGTCTTCTTCAGGTTAACGAGTCTCGAGGTTTCCCTGGAATGCTAGGaagtattgattgcatgcattggcgaTGGGAGAAGTGTCCTCTTGCATGGAGGGGGCAATTCACCCGCGGCGATTATGGAGTACCAACGATGATCCTAGAAGCCGTTGCTTCCCAGGACCTTCGTATTTGGCATGCTTTTTTTGGAGTTGCTGGGTCAAATAATGATCTGAATGTGCTCAATCAATCCCCACTGTTTTTTGATGCACTGAAAGGAGAAGCCCCTCAAGTCCAATTTTCTGTCAATGGGAATGAGTATACCACAGGTTACTACCTTGCTGATGGTATATACCCAGAATGGGCTGCCTTCATGAAGACTATACCACTTCCCCAAATAGAGAAGCACAAGTTGTTTGCCCAGAAGCAAGAAGGGGCAAGGAAAGATGTCGAGCGCGCTTTTGGGGTATTACAGTCCCGTTTTACCATTGTCCGTCGGCCTGCACGTCTATGGAAGAGAAAGAGTGTTGGAAGGATCATGAGGGCTTGTGTGATTCTCCACAATATGATAATCGAAGATGAGAGAGAGCAGGCAAAAATTCATATTGACTTGAATGAGATTCCGGGGGCTTCATTTGCTCTACCTCCCGAAGTGAATGTTGGTG GAGTGAGCTGTGATGTGGTGATTGCGGCAGCTGTTACTTATAG